The following proteins are encoded in a genomic region of Phalacrocorax carbo chromosome 2, bPhaCar2.1, whole genome shotgun sequence:
- the C2H9orf152 gene encoding uncharacterized protein C9orf152 homolog, producing the protein MKKTSCFCMTFSSLLEQLAKAYKYMTGIFLVTHTSEQQASDHDKQPTKMDVSLLEEQYDHIKQKQKLQSHIIVFKTGEYESVLPETMVNAVLINKKISRPKSFREHVPVRKVKLEMTSNSNVQDNSPWRTHLGIHRLGQAPCQGVTWDLSHCKDRPCSFDNQRPISKGNSTLQPKESDGASELSVLSHLGSSSMLNSFSKENGSNFSSTCQKPPLKSATSAVWTHQHISSTKCMPDCNKLNFYPFPNKKGPRISEAARRLGLYVSQ; encoded by the exons ATGAAGAAAACGTCCTGCTTCTGCatgactttttcttccttgttggAACAGCTGGCGAAGGCTTACAAATACATGACTGGTATTTTTTTAGTGACTCATACCTCAGAGCAACAGGCTTCAGATCATGATAAGCAGCCAACCAAGATGGATGTAAGCTTACTTGAGGAGCAGTATGACCAcataaaacagaagcaaaaactGCAGTCACACATTATTGTATTTAAAACAG GTGAATATGAATCTGTTCTCCCAGAAACAATGGTCAATGctgttttaattaataaaaaaattagtagACCAAAGTCATTTAGAGAACATGTTCCTGTCAGAAAGGTCAAACTGGAGATGACCAGCAATAGCAACGTACAAGACAACTCACCATGGCGTACCCACCTGGGAATTCACCGCCTGGGGCAAGCCCCTTGTCAAGGGGTTACCTGGGATCTTTCCCACTGCAAGGACAGGCCATGCAGTTTTGACAATCAGAGACCGATTTCAAAGGGAAACAGCACACTGCAACCCAAGGAGTCAGATGGAGCCAGTGAACTATCTGTGCTCAGTCATCTGGGAAGTTCAAGCATGTTGAACAGTTTCAGCAAAGAGAATGGCAGCAACTTTTCAAGCACCTGCCAAAAGCCTCCTCTGAAATCAGCCACTTCAGCAGTCTGGACACATCAACATATTTCTTCTACAAAATGCATGCCAGACTGCAATAAACTGAACTTTTACCCTTTCCCTAATAAGAAAGGGCCGAGAATTTCTGAAGCAGCAAGAAGGCTTGGATTATATGTCTCACAATGA